GCGCCCAGCCCCCGTCGCTCCTCGACGCCGCGATGTCGCTGCCCGACCCCGGGCAGCGGCGCGCGGTGCGCGCGGCACCGGTCGCCTGGCCCGGCGAGACCGGCATGGCGGCCCGCACGGGCGCGGCGGCCGTCCCCGACGTGGAAGTGGCGGCCCGCTCCGAGCTGCTGAACCGGGCGATCAACGTGCTGGTCGCGGGCATCGCGCTCCTGCTGCTGGCGCCGCTCTGCGTGGTGGTGGCGGCGCTGGTGAAGCTGACGTCGGCGGGCCCGGTCTTCTACACGCAGACGCGCATCGGGCTGGACCGCCGCTGGCGGCGCGACGACGCGGACGACGACGGCGACCGCCGCGTGGAGGACCTGGGCGGCCAGCCGTTCACGATCCTCAAGTTCCGGTCGATGACCGTGGACGCGGAGAAGAACGGTCAGGCGGTGTGGGCGACCAAGCACGACGCCCGCGTGACGGCGATCGGCCGGGTGCTGCGCAAGACGCGCATCGACGAGATCCCGCAGCTGGTGAACGTGCTGCGCGGCGAGATGAACATCGTCGGCCCGCGCCCCGAGCGGCCGAGCATCGTGGTGCGCCTGCGCGAGGACATCC
This sequence is a window from Roseisolibacter agri. Protein-coding genes within it:
- a CDS encoding sugar transferase — its product is MSLPDPGQRRAVRAAPVAWPGETGMAARTGAAAVPDVEVAARSELLNRAINVLVAGIALLLLAPLCVVVAALVKLTSAGPVFYTQTRIGLDRRWRRDDADDDGDRRVEDLGGQPFTILKFRSMTVDAEKNGQAVWATKHDARVTAIGRVLRKTRIDEIPQLVNVLRGEMNIVGPRPERPSIVVRLREDIPEYPQRHRVKPGITGWAQINHSYDSCIEDVRKKVAFDLEYIESQGVWMDLKIMALTLPVMIFRRGAH